One segment of Arcanobacterium haemolyticum DSM 20595 DNA contains the following:
- a CDS encoding iron chaperone, with amino-acid sequence MAVMRKQPDENITEFLSPILNKIPNPEHRDSASDLFTWIASEYPELEVRIAWNQPMFTHHGTFIIGFSFASKHFSVAPEAKTMEHFKERFAEEGIGASKMLFRIMWNQEIPCQLLKDVIDFNIADKADVTSFWR; translated from the coding sequence ATGGCTGTTATGCGCAAACAACCAGACGAAAACATCACCGAATTTCTATCACCAATTCTGAACAAGATACCCAACCCGGAACACCGGGATAGTGCTAGTGACCTCTTCACCTGGATCGCATCGGAGTATCCCGAATTAGAAGTGCGTATCGCATGGAACCAGCCCATGTTCACGCATCACGGCACATTTATTATCGGTTTCTCGTTTGCTTCTAAGCATTTCTCAGTGGCTCCTGAAGCTAAAACGATGGAACACTTTAAGGAACGGTTTGCAGAAGAAGGAATCGGCGCATCAAAAATGCTCTTCCGAATCATGTGGAACCAAGAAATCCCATGCCAACTCTTAAAAGACGTCATCGATTTCAATATCGCGGATAAAGCAGACGTCACCAGTTTCTGGCGATAA
- a CDS encoding isochorismatase family protein, translating to MEAQRALLIVDVQPTFCEGGALGVEGGNAVAEKIADFVTEHADDYAFIVTTQDWHVDPGEHFSSDPDFVDTWPAHGVAGDPDAELHEAIASLPIDDSVKKGEYSAAYSGFEGVNRDGEPLERLLREQEIDAVDIVGIAESHCVKDTALDALKAGFPTRVFSDLTVPVSEELGIAARMEMDNAGVEQISSAEAFGFYEDDDDDVARIADEWEEARGRSDDGAWDTGSDDWDDDTWNDGDGDGIPDDLEDDEYGAADYRDFELPDASNGGLIREAPAYDDFTDEDGSEFNDSDRADAVESRFAGDEDLSDFDLDDFDVDLDDEIDFSADVDESDFDFSDIDYRPGK from the coding sequence ATGGAAGCACAGCGCGCACTTCTTATTGTGGACGTTCAGCCAACCTTTTGCGAAGGCGGTGCACTCGGCGTTGAGGGCGGAAACGCGGTTGCCGAAAAAATCGCTGATTTCGTTACCGAACATGCAGATGATTACGCATTTATCGTCACCACCCAGGATTGGCACGTTGATCCGGGCGAACATTTTTCGTCTGATCCTGACTTCGTGGATACGTGGCCGGCACATGGTGTGGCGGGCGATCCGGATGCCGAATTGCACGAAGCGATTGCGTCCTTGCCTATCGATGATTCTGTGAAGAAGGGCGAATATTCTGCGGCTTATTCCGGTTTCGAAGGCGTGAATCGTGACGGGGAACCGTTGGAGCGTTTGTTGCGTGAACAGGAGATCGATGCCGTTGATATCGTTGGCATTGCTGAATCTCATTGCGTGAAGGATACCGCGTTGGATGCGCTGAAGGCTGGCTTCCCCACGCGCGTCTTTTCCGATTTGACTGTGCCGGTTTCCGAAGAATTGGGTATTGCAGCGCGCATGGAGATGGACAACGCGGGTGTGGAACAGATTAGTTCTGCGGAGGCGTTTGGTTTCTATGAGGATGACGACGATGACGTGGCCCGTATTGCCGACGAATGGGAAGAGGCCCGCGGCCGTAGCGATGACGGCGCCTGGGATACCGGTTCCGATGATTGGGATGACGATACGTGGAATGACGGCGACGGCGACGGTATCCCTGACGATCTTGAAGATGACGAATATGGCGCTGCCGATTACCGTGATTTCGAACTTCCGGATGCATCCAATGGCGGGCTGATCCGCGAAGCCCCAGCGTATGACGATTTTACTGATGAAGACGGTTCGGAGTTTAACGATTCAGACCGTGCTGACGCTGTGGAATCGAGGTTCGCGGGCGATGAGGATCTGTCAGATTTCGATCTGGACGATTTTGATGTGGATCTGGATGATGAAATCGATTTTTCGGCTGATGTTGACGAATCTGATTTCGATTTCTCGGATATCGATTATCGGCCGGGAAAGTAA
- the rsmI gene encoding 16S rRNA (cytidine(1402)-2'-O)-methyltransferase: MIILAGTPLGNDSDASPRLRQTLESADIIAAEDTRRLLNLVGRLGIEIHAPVVAYHDHNEAQKAPDLIAAAQAGKNIVMVSDAGMPSVSDPGYRLAALAVEEGVPLTVVPGPSAVLTALAISGLASDRFAFEGFPPRKSGERQQLFGQLKTDPRTLIFFESPRRLAETLADMAAVFGSDRLGAVARELTKTFEEVRRGTLEELAEWGQSDVKGEISIVVEGYTPTHGSDECPPEVLADVRELVSLGVRLKDAAGYVAQRSGLRKNLIYKQALESTEK; the protein is encoded by the coding sequence ATGATTATTTTGGCAGGAACGCCCCTCGGGAACGACTCCGATGCCTCACCACGGTTGCGGCAGACTCTGGAGTCTGCAGATATTATTGCGGCGGAAGATACACGGCGTTTGCTCAATCTTGTTGGTCGGCTTGGGATAGAGATTCATGCGCCGGTTGTTGCTTATCACGATCATAATGAAGCACAGAAGGCGCCGGATCTGATTGCGGCTGCGCAGGCTGGGAAGAATATCGTGATGGTGTCCGATGCTGGTATGCCGTCCGTGTCTGATCCTGGCTATCGATTGGCGGCGTTAGCTGTGGAAGAAGGGGTGCCACTTACGGTTGTGCCTGGGCCGTCGGCTGTTCTTACAGCTTTGGCTATTTCCGGGTTGGCATCTGATCGATTTGCGTTTGAAGGCTTCCCGCCACGGAAATCGGGAGAGCGGCAGCAACTGTTTGGCCAGCTTAAAACTGATCCTCGCACGCTTATCTTCTTTGAATCCCCACGTAGGCTTGCTGAAACCTTGGCTGATATGGCTGCTGTTTTTGGGTCTGATCGGTTGGGCGCTGTGGCACGCGAATTAACGAAGACCTTTGAAGAAGTTCGCCGGGGAACGCTGGAAGAGTTAGCGGAATGGGGTCAAAGTGATGTGAAGGGAGAAATCTCGATCGTCGTTGAAGGCTATACGCCAACGCATGGTTCCGATGAATGCCCACCGGAAGTTTTGGCCGATGTCCGCGAACTGGTTTCTCTTGGTGTGCGGCTCAAAGATGCAGCTGGGTACGTTGCGCAACGTAGTGGACTTCGGAAGAATCTCATTTATAAGCAGGCACTTGAGAGCACGGAAAAATAA
- a CDS encoding response regulator transcription factor: protein MIRILVADDQALVRGALTALLNLEEDLEVVAEVGRGDAIMPAIREFSPDVAVIDIEMPGCSGIDAAEAIQAADLPTHVLIVTTFGRPGYVNRALAAGARGFVVKDTPAHELARAIRTVHNGGRVVDPALATQSLFDGVNPLTDRERDILRIAEEGIPIADIAQRVFLSEGTVRNHLSSAISKTHASTRAQAAHIARERGWL from the coding sequence GTGATTCGAATATTAGTAGCCGACGATCAAGCGCTCGTACGCGGTGCCCTCACTGCACTCCTCAACCTGGAAGAAGATCTTGAAGTTGTAGCCGAAGTTGGCCGTGGAGATGCCATTATGCCTGCAATCCGCGAATTCTCTCCAGATGTAGCCGTTATAGACATCGAAATGCCAGGATGCTCAGGAATCGATGCCGCCGAAGCGATCCAGGCTGCAGACCTACCAACCCACGTACTCATCGTCACTACCTTCGGCCGGCCAGGATACGTCAATCGCGCATTAGCGGCAGGCGCTCGCGGTTTCGTGGTCAAAGATACTCCTGCACACGAACTGGCACGCGCAATTCGTACCGTTCACAATGGAGGCCGCGTGGTAGATCCTGCTCTAGCCACACAATCACTCTTTGATGGTGTTAATCCGCTTACGGACCGCGAGCGCGATATCCTCCGAATCGCTGAGGAAGGTATTCCCATCGCAGACATCGCACAACGAGTATTCCTATCGGAAGGAACAGTGCGTAACCATCTTTCATCAGCAATCAGCAAAACACACGCATCTACCCGCGCTCAAGCCGCACACATCGCACGCGAACGCGGTTGGCTCTGA
- a CDS encoding DsrE family protein has protein sequence MSHLKLVFHVNENDRWPFTIRSVDNFLLHSGVDGSNVTVVANGAAVRSFSQLDVEPHRMSRIHGLVDKGVNFLVCNTGLELHQIKKEMVPDFCTIVPAGIVEIARLQAEGYGYVKA, from the coding sequence ATGTCCCACCTCAAACTTGTGTTCCACGTAAACGAAAATGACCGTTGGCCGTTCACTATCCGTTCAGTCGATAACTTCCTTTTACATTCGGGAGTTGACGGTTCGAACGTCACAGTCGTTGCGAACGGTGCGGCGGTACGTTCGTTTTCTCAGCTCGACGTCGAACCCCACCGTATGTCTCGTATCCACGGCTTAGTTGATAAGGGAGTTAATTTTTTGGTGTGCAATACCGGCTTGGAATTGCACCAGATTAAGAAAGAGATGGTTCCAGATTTTTGCACGATCGTGCCTGCTGGGATCGTGGAAATCGCACGCCTGCAAGCAGAAGGTTACGGCTACGTGAAGGCATGA
- the metG gene encoding methionine--tRNA ligase, whose amino-acid sequence MKILSAVAWPYANGPRHIGHVAGFGVPSDVFSRYMRMAGHDVLMVSGTDEHGTPILVAADKEGVTPQQLADKNNRIIAEDLVNLGLSYDLFTRTTTQNHVDVVQHLFEGCRDNGYMIVEEQLVAIDPKTGNTLPDRFIEGTCPICGAAGARGDQCDACGNQLDPQDLIDPVSKVSGLAPNFTSTEHYFLDLPALADALGSWLDEVEEDGKWRPNVISFSKHLLDDVRPRAMSRDISWGIPVPGWEDKPNKRLYVWFDAVVGYLSASIEWARRRAAAGEGSPEDWREWWTNPEALSYYFMGKDNIVFHSQIWPAELLAYNGTGSKGGQARDFGTLNLPTQVVASEFLTMEGKKFSSSKNVVIYVRDVLSRYQADALRYFISIAGPETSDSDFTWSEFVRRNNSELVAAWGNLVNRTGAMIAKNFGEIPTPGESEQIDTDLLDAVRGGFDTVGGLIGAHQQRAALTEIMRLVGEANTYVTRTEPFKLKAPEQRERLATVLNTLVQAVSDLNTMMSVFLPHSSNAIDQVLGGAGDIAPMPHLVEVTDLDTDYPYPIITGDYSSVRAWEPRDVVPGTPIAKPKPVFAKLDESVIAEELERLGIIE is encoded by the coding sequence ATGAAGATTTTGTCTGCTGTTGCTTGGCCTTACGCCAATGGTCCGCGCCATATTGGCCACGTTGCCGGTTTTGGTGTTCCTTCTGATGTTTTCTCCCGCTACATGCGTATGGCTGGGCATGATGTTTTGATGGTTTCTGGAACCGATGAACACGGCACGCCAATTCTGGTTGCCGCTGATAAAGAGGGTGTTACCCCGCAGCAGTTGGCGGATAAGAACAACCGCATTATTGCGGAAGATTTGGTGAATTTGGGCCTGTCTTACGATCTGTTTACCCGCACTACTACGCAGAATCACGTTGACGTGGTTCAGCACCTGTTTGAAGGGTGCCGCGATAACGGGTACATGATTGTAGAAGAGCAGCTTGTTGCGATTGATCCGAAAACGGGTAATACGCTTCCCGATCGTTTCATTGAGGGCACCTGCCCGATTTGTGGTGCGGCTGGTGCGCGCGGCGATCAGTGCGATGCGTGTGGTAACCAGTTGGATCCGCAGGATTTGATTGATCCAGTATCGAAGGTGTCTGGTTTGGCACCGAACTTCACGTCAACGGAACATTACTTCCTTGATTTGCCGGCTCTTGCGGACGCGCTTGGTTCGTGGCTGGATGAGGTTGAGGAAGATGGCAAGTGGCGTCCGAACGTTATTTCGTTCTCCAAGCATTTGCTCGACGACGTTCGCCCACGTGCCATGAGCCGTGACATTTCGTGGGGTATCCCGGTTCCTGGCTGGGAAGATAAGCCGAACAAGCGCCTGTATGTGTGGTTTGATGCGGTTGTAGGCTACCTATCAGCATCGATCGAATGGGCTCGCCGCCGTGCGGCCGCTGGTGAAGGATCGCCTGAAGATTGGCGTGAATGGTGGACGAACCCTGAAGCGTTGTCCTACTACTTCATGGGTAAAGACAACATTGTGTTCCATTCCCAGATTTGGCCGGCGGAATTGTTGGCATACAACGGGACTGGTTCGAAGGGCGGGCAAGCTCGCGATTTCGGCACGTTGAATTTGCCTACGCAGGTGGTGGCGTCCGAGTTCTTGACTATGGAAGGTAAGAAGTTCTCGTCGTCAAAGAACGTTGTGATTTATGTTCGTGACGTTCTTTCCCGCTACCAGGCTGATGCGTTGCGTTACTTCATTTCGATCGCAGGCCCGGAAACGTCTGATTCGGACTTCACGTGGTCTGAATTTGTGCGCCGTAACAACTCCGAATTGGTGGCTGCATGGGGCAATCTTGTGAACCGTACAGGCGCGATGATTGCGAAGAACTTCGGCGAAATTCCAACGCCAGGTGAAAGCGAACAGATCGATACTGATTTGTTGGATGCGGTTCGTGGCGGTTTCGATACGGTTGGTGGCCTTATTGGTGCTCACCAGCAACGCGCAGCATTAACCGAGATTATGCGTTTGGTAGGTGAAGCGAACACGTACGTTACCCGCACGGAACCGTTCAAGCTGAAGGCTCCAGAGCAGCGCGAACGCCTTGCTACCGTGCTCAACACGCTGGTTCAGGCTGTTTCGGATTTGAACACGATGATGAGCGTGTTCTTGCCTCATTCGTCTAACGCAATCGATCAGGTTCTTGGCGGCGCGGGTGATATCGCTCCGATGCCGCACCTGGTTGAGGTCACTGATCTCGATACCGATTACCCGTACCCGATCATCACGGGCGATTACAGCTCGGTTCGCGCATGGGAGCCTCGTGACGTAGTCCCAGGTACTCCGATCGCCAAGCCGAAGCCAGTGTTCGCTAAGCTCGACGAATCCGTGATCGCGGAGGAACTCGAACGCTTGGGTATCATCGAGTAG
- a CDS encoding sensor histidine kinase, producing the protein MNTRRDYIVGLFMSLIWLAFLAFPTYYIATGMYSTTLKITGFILTTIFCIVYAIGCSYMVREPDKKEELRIFAATAIPLLGITFIILKLFNISGLSFFPYLFALAGMLLEFRYAISVVFTLSTIIELAGWWQNHLAEAHSFLLVSLGVFAMTSGTRYFDHAEREKRALSAREAVASERDRLARDVHDVLGHSLTILALKSELALRVFDSDPQRARSELEAISSLTRSAIAEVRATVSGLRMQLLTEELDNSLRVIRDSGLTVTVDGEPDAVDPRFRFVFAWVVREASTNILRHARASHVTIVLRSGIVSVEDNGIGISNVPGNGLLGLRERVENAGGQLQIEPTHPGTRISALMDGEHA; encoded by the coding sequence ATGAACACTCGCCGCGATTACATTGTGGGACTCTTCATGTCCCTCATCTGGCTAGCCTTCCTAGCCTTTCCAACGTATTACATCGCTACCGGGATGTATTCAACCACGTTGAAAATTACCGGATTCATACTCACCACAATCTTTTGCATTGTGTATGCCATCGGCTGTTCATACATGGTTCGAGAACCCGATAAGAAGGAAGAACTCCGGATTTTCGCAGCAACCGCTATTCCGCTCCTTGGAATCACATTCATCATCCTGAAACTCTTCAACATCAGCGGGTTATCCTTCTTCCCTTACCTATTCGCACTAGCAGGAATGCTACTAGAGTTCCGGTACGCGATCAGCGTCGTTTTCACGCTCAGCACGATCATCGAATTGGCAGGTTGGTGGCAAAACCATTTAGCAGAAGCGCATTCATTCCTGCTTGTTTCACTCGGTGTTTTTGCCATGACCTCCGGTACCCGATATTTCGATCATGCTGAACGTGAAAAACGTGCCCTATCAGCCCGCGAAGCCGTGGCATCCGAACGCGATCGATTAGCACGGGATGTTCATGACGTGCTCGGCCACTCCCTCACTATCCTGGCTTTAAAATCCGAATTAGCCTTACGCGTCTTCGATTCAGACCCACAGCGGGCACGATCTGAACTCGAAGCCATCTCATCACTCACACGCTCTGCCATTGCAGAAGTGAGAGCAACAGTATCTGGATTACGGATGCAGCTGTTAACAGAAGAACTGGATAACTCCCTGCGCGTAATACGCGATTCTGGATTAACCGTTACCGTTGATGGCGAACCGGATGCCGTTGATCCACGCTTCCGATTTGTATTCGCATGGGTTGTACGCGAAGCAAGCACTAACATTCTGCGCCATGCACGCGCATCACACGTCACCATCGTTCTACGTTCAGGAATAGTGAGCGTAGAAGATAACGGCATTGGAATTAGTAACGTTCCAGGCAATGGCCTACTAGGATTACGTGAGCGGGTAGAAAACGCAGGCGGACAACTCCAGATAGAACCAACACACCCCGGAACCCGCATCAGCGCACTCATGGATGGAGAACACGCGTGA
- a CDS encoding metallopeptidase family protein, whose translation MIEMSEEEFEGLVADALDELPEAFVERLDNVVFLVTDRAEPDQGPADTLGLYEGLAQTDGDFGPFAEPNQVFIFREPLLEMCDSVEELAEEVRITVIHEVAHHFGIEDDELEELGWA comes from the coding sequence ATGATCGAGATGAGTGAAGAAGAGTTTGAAGGCCTCGTGGCCGATGCTCTAGATGAACTGCCTGAAGCTTTTGTGGAACGGCTAGATAACGTGGTTTTCCTGGTTACAGACCGTGCGGAACCGGATCAAGGCCCTGCAGATACGTTGGGTTTGTATGAAGGTTTAGCGCAAACCGATGGGGATTTTGGCCCGTTTGCAGAACCTAATCAGGTGTTCATTTTCAGGGAGCCCCTTCTTGAGATGTGCGATTCTGTGGAGGAACTGGCAGAAGAAGTCCGGATTACAGTGATCCACGAAGTCGCGCATCATTTCGGAATAGAGGATGACGAATTAGAAGAATTAGGGTGGGCATAA
- a CDS encoding MMPL family transporter, with translation MEQQTTRESTPRGHFDSFASFLESKKAIPLRIVILLLWLAAFAFGGMAQGKISSVAESDPSFFLPASAESTLASEEAAKFREDSTLPALVIMAFSDSRAFEREELEKIAGVVEQLPDAAIANGIKLSDISVGKIPFIPNKEMTAILVPVTFDKDAISELSSGNKKLLGTAVNALRSHISGELDAVGFDDLAVYVSGPAGFAADLGSAFAGIDVTLLLVALALVFVILIVVYRSLLIPLAVLITSLAALCAAVLVVYQLALLGVLDLNGQTQGILAILVVGATTDYCLLFVARYREELATIEQPISALSAALKGSWEPIVASGGTVIAGLMILLLSDLSSTASLGPIASLGIIFSMLAGLTLLPGILMLPGKHARIMFWPAKIPHYGSETERYTGRFWGKVGKAVSGHSRVIWVGTLAVLLVFSVFAFAFRASGTSAVEQFVKPTQAVTGFKILEEEFSAGSSQPTTVLIGEHQATLAVAAIKEVKGVQSVQIVAKNGGAQTRDGDVKDVPLRDRLVKDGRVVINVATTMPAEDKKAADVVKKIRRALVPLNGDALVGGPAAQTLDTQQTAHRDFLIIFPVVLVVIALLLMLLLRSVVAPLLILAANVISFGATLGLCAILFNRGLEFPGADASVPLYAFVFLVALGIDYTIFLMSRAREESLNVGTTEGMTHAIGVTGGVITSAGIVLAATFAALAVVPLLFMIQLAIIVSLGIIIDTFIVRSLLIPGLVYDIGPRVWWPWTARQLPESSHTH, from the coding sequence ATGGAACAGCAGACCACTAGAGAATCAACTCCCCGTGGGCATTTCGATTCCTTCGCTTCCTTCCTTGAATCTAAGAAGGCCATTCCGTTGCGGATTGTTATTCTTCTTCTCTGGCTGGCAGCTTTTGCGTTTGGGGGTATGGCTCAAGGCAAGATCTCCAGCGTGGCAGAATCTGATCCGTCTTTCTTCTTGCCCGCGTCAGCCGAATCTACGTTGGCTAGTGAAGAAGCAGCTAAGTTCCGGGAAGATTCAACGCTTCCTGCGCTTGTTATTATGGCATTTTCTGATTCGCGCGCATTTGAGCGGGAAGAATTAGAGAAGATCGCTGGCGTTGTTGAACAACTTCCAGATGCGGCCATTGCGAATGGTATAAAACTTTCTGACATTTCCGTAGGAAAGATACCGTTTATTCCAAACAAAGAGATGACTGCCATTCTGGTGCCAGTTACTTTTGATAAGGATGCAATATCAGAACTAAGTTCTGGCAACAAGAAATTGTTGGGCACGGCTGTTAATGCGCTTCGTAGCCATATCAGTGGAGAATTAGATGCCGTTGGCTTCGATGACCTAGCCGTGTATGTATCTGGTCCTGCTGGTTTTGCTGCGGATTTGGGGAGCGCTTTTGCAGGTATCGATGTCACCCTGCTGCTGGTGGCTCTTGCACTTGTGTTCGTCATTTTGATCGTTGTATATCGCTCCTTGCTCATACCTCTAGCTGTTCTCATAACGTCCTTGGCGGCCCTTTGCGCTGCCGTTCTTGTGGTGTACCAGCTTGCGCTCCTCGGAGTACTCGATCTCAACGGGCAAACCCAGGGAATTTTGGCGATCTTGGTTGTGGGTGCAACTACTGATTATTGTCTCTTGTTCGTAGCTCGTTACCGTGAAGAGCTCGCCACAATAGAACAACCAATAAGCGCCCTATCTGCCGCTTTGAAGGGATCATGGGAACCGATTGTTGCCTCTGGCGGAACGGTGATCGCAGGGTTGATGATTCTTCTCCTGTCCGATCTATCCTCAACCGCATCGCTTGGCCCGATTGCTTCTCTTGGCATCATCTTTTCTATGTTGGCTGGACTGACATTGCTCCCTGGAATACTCATGCTCCCCGGAAAACATGCCAGGATCATGTTCTGGCCTGCGAAGATTCCACACTATGGTTCTGAAACGGAACGATACACGGGAAGATTCTGGGGCAAGGTAGGCAAGGCTGTTTCAGGCCATTCGCGCGTGATCTGGGTAGGAACTCTTGCAGTTCTTCTTGTATTTTCTGTGTTCGCATTCGCGTTTAGAGCCTCAGGTACATCTGCTGTAGAACAGTTTGTTAAACCAACCCAGGCTGTTACTGGTTTTAAGATCTTGGAAGAAGAGTTTTCTGCAGGTTCTAGCCAGCCAACTACCGTGCTTATTGGCGAGCATCAGGCAACACTAGCAGTTGCTGCGATTAAAGAAGTGAAGGGTGTGCAATCCGTTCAGATCGTAGCGAAGAATGGGGGTGCACAGACGCGCGATGGCGACGTGAAGGATGTGCCACTGCGTGACCGTCTAGTGAAAGACGGGCGCGTGGTCATTAACGTTGCCACCACGATGCCAGCGGAAGATAAGAAAGCAGCAGACGTTGTGAAGAAGATTCGGCGTGCGCTCGTTCCACTTAACGGTGACGCGCTGGTAGGTGGCCCGGCTGCGCAAACTCTTGATACTCAACAAACAGCACACCGGGATTTCCTCATTATCTTCCCCGTAGTTCTTGTTGTTATCGCGTTGCTGTTGATGCTGCTGCTACGTTCCGTGGTAGCGCCACTGTTAATCTTGGCAGCCAACGTGATTTCGTTCGGAGCAACATTAGGGCTCTGTGCGATTCTCTTCAATAGAGGATTGGAATTTCCAGGAGCAGATGCGTCAGTTCCACTTTACGCATTCGTGTTCCTTGTTGCCCTTGGTATCGATTACACAATCTTCTTGATGTCTCGTGCACGGGAAGAATCGCTCAATGTTGGAACAACTGAAGGAATGACTCACGCGATCGGAGTAACAGGTGGCGTGATTACATCAGCCGGTATTGTTCTTGCTGCAACATTTGCTGCACTGGCTGTTGTTCCATTACTGTTCATGATCCAGCTAGCAATTATTGTTTCCCTCGGAATCATTATTGACACGTTTATTGTTCGATCGCTGCTTATTCCAGGCCTCGTCTACGATATCGGGCCACGTGTATGGTGGCCATGGACAGCCCGGCAACTTCCTGAATCCTCCCACACGCACTAG
- a CDS encoding ABC transporter ATP-binding protein, with protein MDTTLSLTNVCKDFRTKAGRVIAVDQVSTTIPAGQIVSLLGPNGAGKTTLLDIILGLSRPTSGTVTIGSHSPTEAIAAGRISALLQTGGLIKDMSVKETLAYIAATYTPHISTEHVTHVVEQTDLGTLLGRKIGKLSGGEQQRVKCALALLSDPRILILDEPTTGMDVNARRAFWDTMRVQAHSGRTIIFATHYLEEAENFADRIILMNRGRIIADGSTSHIRSLAGMRHITASIEHADPQVIDALVSSEHATIQGSELRCATNSSDSVALQLLNAGATHLTITAPSLDDTFSSLVAADTDMKEA; from the coding sequence ATGGATACTACTCTTTCGTTAACGAACGTCTGTAAAGATTTTCGCACCAAGGCCGGCCGGGTTATTGCAGTTGATCAGGTATCAACCACTATTCCGGCCGGTCAAATCGTCAGCCTTCTTGGCCCAAATGGCGCAGGAAAAACAACTCTCCTTGATATTATTCTTGGCTTATCGCGCCCTACATCTGGCACTGTGACGATCGGTTCTCACAGTCCAACCGAAGCCATCGCTGCTGGCCGCATATCTGCCCTGCTGCAAACCGGCGGGCTCATTAAAGATATGAGCGTGAAGGAAACACTGGCTTATATCGCAGCCACGTACACTCCTCATATTTCTACAGAACACGTGACCCACGTTGTTGAACAGACTGATCTTGGTACGCTTCTTGGGCGGAAGATTGGCAAACTTTCTGGCGGAGAACAACAGCGCGTTAAGTGTGCGCTAGCGCTTCTTTCTGATCCTCGGATTCTTATTTTGGATGAACCCACAACAGGAATGGATGTGAACGCGCGGCGTGCTTTTTGGGATACCATGCGCGTTCAAGCCCACAGTGGCCGCACCATTATTTTTGCTACTCACTATCTTGAAGAAGCAGAAAACTTTGCGGATCGTATCATTCTCATGAATCGGGGCCGGATCATTGCCGATGGCTCTACGTCGCATATTCGTTCACTTGCCGGGATGCGCCACATTACAGCCTCTATCGAACACGCAGATCCCCAGGTTATCGATGCCCTCGTTTCGTCCGAACACGCAACCATCCAAGGTTCTGAATTACGGTGTGCAACAAATTCATCCGATTCTGTTGCACTACAGCTGCTGAATGCGGGAGCAACTCACCTCACGATCACCGCTCCATCGCTTGACGATACATTCTCTTCCCTTGTGGCTGCCGATACTGATATGAAAGAAGCCTGA